A DNA window from Trichosurus vulpecula isolate mTriVul1 chromosome 2, mTriVul1.pri, whole genome shotgun sequence contains the following coding sequences:
- the LOC118836250 gene encoding zinc finger protein 501-like produces the protein MGQSLQKCDTHRKNFKQCLDESKHIGIFFEKKLCKCNQCGEAFSCHSDIIQHHRKVTEEKSRECYERGKVFSCQSCLILHWGIWVEEEPCEYNEYGTSFSWHQHITEQKILMGQKHLKYNECRKLFNHPRYLGNHKRIHSGEKHFECSDCGKCFTKRGNLTKHKRLHTGEKPFKCNECCESFSWKERFATHKRIHTGDKPFKCNECGKSFNLCGHLDNHKRIHTAKKPFECNECENNGLTTHIRICTGERPFECNKCGKSFNHCGELTTHKRIHTGEKPFECSLRGKFFNHHVDLTKHKRTHTGEKPFECHECGKSFNCCGELNRHKKIHIGEKPFKCNECGKCFNHRGGLTRHKRIHTGEKPFECSQCGKSFNQCGDLTRRKRIHTGEKPFECNDCGKSFSWRQQLTAHKGIHLGDTAFQ, from the exons ATGGGACAAAGTCTGCAGAAATGTGATACACATAGAAAGAACTTCAAACAGTGTTTAGATGAAAGTAAACATATAGGAATCTTTTTTGAGAAGAAGCTTTGCAAGTGTAATCAATGTGGGGAGGCATTCAGTTGCCATTCAGACATTATTCAACATCACAGGAAAGTTACTGAAGAAAAGTCAAGAGAATGTTATGAACGTGGCAAAGTATTCAGTTGCCAATCTTGTCTTATTCTACATTGGGGAATTTGGgttgaagaagaaccctgtgagtATAATGAATATGGCACATCCTTTAGTTGGCATCAGCATATTACTGAACAGAAAATTCTTATGGGACAGAAACACTTGAAATATAATGAATGTAGGAAATTGTTTAATCATCCTAGATACCTTGGTAACCATAAGAGAATTCATTCAGGAGAGAAGCACTTTGAATGTAGTGACTGTGGAAAATGTTTTACTAAGCGTGGCAACCTTACTAAACATAAGAGACTTCATACAGGAGAAAAACCctttaaatgtaatgaatgttgTGAATCATTTAGCTGGAAGGAAAGGTTTGCTACACATaagaggattcatactggagacaAACCCttcaaatgtaatgaatgtgggaaatcctTTAATCTTTGTGGACACCTTGATAACCATAAAAGAATTCATACTGCaaagaaaccttttgaatgtaatgaatgtg AAAACAACGGCTTAACCACACATATAAGGATCTGTACTGGAGAGAGACCCTTTGAATGTAACAAATGTGGAAAATCTTTTAATCATTGTGGTGAACTTACTACACAcaagagaattcatacaggagagaaaccatTTGAGTGTAGTCTGCGTGGGAAATTTTTTAATCATCATGTAGACCTTACAAAACATaagagaactcatactggagagaaaccctttgagtGTCATGAATGTGGGAAATCTTTTAATTGTTGTGGAGAACTTAATAGACATAAGAAAATTCATATtggagagaaaccctttaaatgtaatgagtgtgggaaatGCTTTAATCATCGTGGAGGTCTTACTAGAcataagagaattcatacaggagagaaaccctttgaatgtagtCAGTGTGGAAAATCCTTTAATCAGTGTGGAGACCTGACTAGACGTAAGAGAAtacatactggagaaaaaccttttgaatgtaatgacTGTGGAAAATCCTTTAGCTGGAGGCAACAGCTTACTGCACATAAGGGAATTCATCTTGGAGATACAGCTTTTCAATGA